The Sphingomonas carotinifaciens genomic sequence GAAATAGCCGATCTCGCACGTGCTCGCATGGCGGTGATCGAGTTCCAGAAAGCCGACCTCGATCCCGCGCGCGTCGGTGGCGGCGAAGACGGCGATGCCGGGGTCATGGATGATCGCGGTCAGCGCCGCGTCGTCCATCGCAAGGCGGGAGAACCACAGCCACGGCGCGCCCACACGCGCGAACAGGGCGCGGTACTTGGCGGGATCGGGCCTGTTCCACGGCACCAGCCGCAGCGGCGAATCGGGCAGGGGGCGCGGGCGGGGCCGCTCGCGCATCTCCAGCGTGGTGACGATCGTGGCGAGTTGATCGTCGGCGATCCGCGTCAGTCCCATTCGGCGACCGGCGGCAGGCTCATCAGGATCGCATCGATATTGCCGCCGGTCTTCAACCCGAACAGCGTGCCGCGATCATAGACGAGGTTGAACTCGGCATAACGCCCGCGCCAGCGGCGCTGCTCGGCGAGATGTTCGGGCGTGAAGGCATCGTGCATGCGGCGGCGGACGATGCGGGGGTAGACGTCCAGAAACGCCTCGCCCACCGCGCGGGTGAAGGCGAAATTGGCGTCGAACGCGCCCTCCAGATGATCGTAGAAGATGCCGCCGACGCCGCGGTGGACCTGGCGGTGGGGGATATAGAAATACTCGTCCGCCCAAGCCTTGAAGCGCGGATAATGCGCC encodes the following:
- a CDS encoding GNAT family N-acetyltransferase codes for the protein MGLTRIADDQLATIVTTLEMRERPRPRPLPDSPLRLVPWNRPDPAKYRALFARVGAPWLWFSRLAMDDAALTAIIHDPGIAVFAATDARGIEVGFLELDHRHASTCEIGYFGLIPELAGAGHGRWLMAHALMRAWTPGVTRVWVHTCTLDHPSALNFYRAQGFTATGRTIETFPDPRVLGLLPLDAAPQIPLLASRR